In Caldisphaera lagunensis DSM 15908, a single genomic region encodes these proteins:
- a CDS encoding SelD-related putative sulfur metabolism protein — protein sequence MNSRRDVLLNNIRQRLSYYRNLGADPLSLATGCAVKVDLLKVVYPAMEKIRPYLLSKNLRIAEREDADIFYADPESVEIKRKVLPLGENVDIDYKFDKEIRAIILIQVYQLSANEPEKFIKKVLPAYESICNCAPLINLGKGHSIVTPFREDEFMLADLISYDKGDKLVAANNDTMHIIDPTSLPSDYRQVSGSLSNSLNDLFVVGAYNNLKIAPVLNAPSDELREELYKNAKRFANEVGAKLLDIEQPKRGRLLLGATVLSSSNKKPPTFHDKADKGMKIITTRPLGELSPITTYLSTAIDESIIDELENKGIDIDQLEKIKEKAVNIISSPNKAMAEVIAKYLPDLNEEFSKEKHIVSATDVTGPGILVVWEQSKLTNTHIKLFDFPLLFPEISEFATENFLMPNATAGTNGGFIIIAPEEIHEDLIKDLKYKGYDPYIIGEIVEKGKQQVDAPKKIKKYILDQEIIDKFNLY from the coding sequence ATGAATAGCAGGAGAGATGTATTGCTAAATAACATAAGGCAAAGGTTATCTTATTATAGAAATTTGGGTGCAGATCCATTATCTTTAGCAACAGGTTGTGCAGTTAAAGTTGATTTATTGAAAGTAGTATATCCAGCTATGGAAAAAATAAGACCATATTTGTTATCAAAAAATTTAAGGATTGCCGAGAGGGAAGATGCTGATATATTTTATGCTGATCCTGAATCTGTAGAAATAAAAAGGAAAGTTCTGCCATTAGGAGAAAATGTAGATATTGATTACAAATTTGACAAAGAAATAAGAGCAATTATATTAATACAAGTATATCAGCTATCAGCAAATGAGCCGGAAAAATTCATTAAAAAAGTTTTACCAGCTTATGAAAGCATCTGTAATTGTGCTCCATTAATAAATCTAGGAAAGGGGCATTCCATTGTAACTCCTTTCAGAGAAGACGAATTCATGTTAGCAGATTTAATTTCATATGATAAAGGTGATAAGCTGGTAGCAGCTAATAATGATACGATGCATATAATAGATCCTACAAGCCTGCCATCAGATTATAGACAAGTATCAGGTTCTCTATCTAATTCTTTAAACGATTTATTTGTAGTTGGAGCATATAATAATTTAAAGATTGCTCCAGTTTTGAACGCTCCTTCAGATGAGCTTAGAGAGGAATTATACAAAAATGCTAAGAGATTTGCCAATGAAGTTGGGGCAAAATTACTTGATATAGAGCAACCTAAAAGGGGAAGGCTTTTGCTTGGAGCAACTGTCTTATCTTCTAGCAATAAAAAACCCCCAACATTCCATGATAAGGCTGATAAAGGAATGAAAATTATAACAACAAGACCATTGGGAGAGCTATCACCTATAACGACTTATTTATCAACAGCTATAGATGAGAGCATAATAGATGAATTAGAGAATAAAGGAATTGATATAGACCAATTAGAAAAAATTAAGGAGAAGGCAGTTAATATAATATCTTCACCAAATAAAGCCATGGCTGAAGTGATAGCAAAGTATTTACCTGATCTAAATGAAGAATTTTCCAAAGAAAAACACATAGTATCAGCTACTGATGTAACTGGGCCTGGGATTTTAGTTGTATGGGAACAATCAAAATTAACTAACACTCATATAAAATTGTTTGATTTTCCATTACTTTTCCCTGAAATATCAGAATTCGCTACTGAAAACTTTTTGATGCCAAATGCAACAGCCGGTACCAATGGGGGTTTCATAATTATAGCCCCAGAGGAGATACACGAAGATTTGATTAAAGATTTAAAATATAAAGGTTACGATCCATACATTATAGGAGAAATTGTTGAAAAGGGAAAACAACAGGTTGATGCGCCGAAGAAAATAAAGAAATACATCTTAGATCAAGAAATTATAGATAAATTTAATTTATATTGA
- a CDS encoding sulfurtransferase TusA family protein produces the protein MRSIDLRNLDCPEPMFLAYREFGKMGQGEEVEFIMDNEVCAYNSYKLIKNTGNALVTIMTDYNGLYKLHVIKIKDFRTSIL, from the coding sequence ATGAGAAGTATTGATTTGAGGAACCTTGATTGTCCTGAACCCATGTTTCTTGCATATAGAGAGTTTGGAAAAATGGGTCAAGGAGAAGAAGTAGAATTTATAATGGATAATGAGGTATGTGCTTATAATTCATATAAACTAATTAAAAATACTGGCAATGCTTTGGTAACAATTATGACTGATTACAATGGTTTATATAAATTGCATGTTATTAAAATTAAGGATTTTAGGACGAGCATTTTATAA
- a CDS encoding acylphosphatase, giving the protein MEICLKILVNGHVQGVGFRHFIWSNAKKLNLKGYAKNLPDGRVEVVASGLNDSINKLIDIIKNSYFDIEDIKVEQLYNCSFDDFRKF; this is encoded by the coding sequence ATGGAAATTTGCCTAAAGATATTAGTAAATGGTCATGTTCAAGGTGTTGGATTTAGACATTTTATATGGTCAAATGCTAAAAAACTGAATTTAAAAGGATATGCAAAAAATCTTCCTGATGGTAGAGTTGAGGTTGTAGCAAGCGGCTTAAATGATTCGATAAATAAGCTCATAGATATAATAAAAAATAGTTATTTTGACATAGAAGATATAAAAGTAGAGCAATTATATAACTGCTCTTTTGATGATTTTAGAAAATTTTAG
- a CDS encoding DUF504 domain-containing protein yields MAKKRSKIKDIISKAIYSDKKETYTITYIDRTNDYGIRLLQITTDEVFAVSNWAITLNDNETVIPIHRIVEIKDNDGKILWKKGVK; encoded by the coding sequence ATGGCTAAAAAAAGAAGTAAAATAAAAGACATAATAAGCAAAGCAATATATTCTGATAAAAAAGAAACATATACTATTACGTACATAGATAGAACTAATGATTATGGGATTAGATTGCTGCAAATAACAACCGATGAGGTCTTTGCTGTTAGCAATTGGGCAATAACATTAAATGATAATGAAACAGTTATTCCAATACATAGAATAGTTGAAATTAAAGATAATGATGGTAAAATTTTATGGAAAAAAGGTGTTAAATAA
- a CDS encoding CopG family ribbon-helix-helix protein: MSKKRFGISIPDDLYDNLNKLSKQLDTNRSDLVEQAVKTFINDYKHYLTPHNCIGVMIISCKDETAAKEAIDRFQDVAKTYIHTHENNICIELLFVSGPSEKIAELQKNLEKEGKCQPRYIPLVNVDSYNK, translated from the coding sequence TTGTCCAAGAAGAGATTTGGTATAAGCATACCTGATGATCTATATGATAATTTAAATAAATTATCAAAACAATTGGACACAAACAGAAGCGATCTTGTTGAACAAGCAGTTAAGACATTTATCAATGATTATAAGCATTACTTAACTCCCCATAATTGTATTGGTGTTATGATAATTTCTTGCAAAGATGAAACAGCAGCAAAAGAAGCCATTGATAGATTTCAGGATGTAGCAAAAACCTATATCCACACACATGAAAATAATATTTGTATAGAATTGCTTTTTGTTTCGGGTCCATCAGAAAAAATTGCTGAACTACAAAAGAACTTAGAAAAAGAAGGAAAATGCCAACCCAGATATATACCTTTAGTTAATGTTGATAGTTACAACAAGTAA
- a CDS encoding tryptophan--tRNA ligase, whose product MSEKNEIKLDPWGRPDIKDYSRLYDLFGIRPFNEVIDRMKKDNIELSPFIKRGIIFGHRDFDSKILKAIENKEKVAAMTGFMPSGRFHFGHMMTGLELIYFQKLGFKIFVGLADAEAYAVRHLPRKDLIRIGIEEYVANLIALGLDPKETEFYFQTNRKGSYHSLIQLFSSKITFNELEAIYGDITPGKIVSALTQAADILHPQLPEYGEYKHVVVPVGADQDPHLRLTRDLADRFKGDLDLEPPASIYHRLIRGLDGGKMSSSKPDVTIFLTDPIDQAKKKFMSSLTGGRNTAEEQRRLGGEPEKCPVYDLYLYHLVPDDVELTDIYKRCKSGSMLCGECKLFGSARLEKFLTEHQKKLEKAKDIAWSIVEIPKI is encoded by the coding sequence ATGTCTGAAAAAAACGAGATAAAATTAGATCCATGGGGAAGGCCTGATATTAAAGATTATAGTAGGCTTTATGATTTATTTGGTATAAGACCATTTAACGAAGTAATAGATAGAATGAAAAAAGATAACATAGAGTTGAGCCCATTTATTAAAAGAGGCATAATATTTGGCCATAGAGATTTTGATAGTAAAATATTGAAAGCAATTGAAAATAAAGAAAAAGTTGCAGCTATGACCGGTTTTATGCCTAGCGGTAGATTCCACTTTGGACACATGATGACTGGGTTAGAATTAATTTATTTCCAAAAACTAGGTTTTAAAATATTTGTTGGTTTAGCAGATGCGGAGGCCTATGCAGTTAGGCATTTGCCTAGAAAGGATTTAATTAGAATTGGTATAGAAGAATATGTTGCAAATCTTATTGCATTGGGCCTAGATCCTAAAGAAACAGAATTCTATTTCCAAACTAATAGGAAAGGTTCTTATCATTCATTAATTCAACTATTTAGCTCTAAGATAACATTTAATGAATTAGAAGCAATTTATGGAGACATAACTCCAGGGAAAATTGTTTCAGCTTTAACGCAAGCTGCAGATATTTTGCATCCTCAATTACCAGAATATGGTGAATATAAGCATGTAGTAGTTCCTGTTGGTGCTGACCAAGATCCACATCTAAGGTTAACAAGAGATTTGGCTGATAGATTTAAAGGGGACTTAGATCTGGAGCCGCCTGCTTCAATATATCATAGACTTATCAGGGGATTAGATGGAGGTAAAATGAGCAGTAGTAAACCAGATGTAACGATATTCTTAACAGATCCAATAGATCAAGCAAAGAAGAAATTTATGTCATCATTAACCGGTGGTAGGAATACAGCTGAAGAACAAAGAAGATTGGGAGGAGAACCTGAGAAATGTCCTGTTTATGATCTATATTTATATCATTTAGTTCCGGATGATGTTGAATTAACTGATATATATAAAAGGTGTAAATCAGGATCAATGTTATGTGGAGAATGTAAATTGTTTGGTTCAGCCCGTTTAGAAAAGTTTTTAACAGAACATCAAAAGAAACTAGAGAAGGCTAAGGATATCGCATGGTCTATCGTTGAAATTCCTAAGATTTAA
- a CDS encoding PLP-dependent cysteine synthase family protein gives MAKIKELDSLISDRVEFNIIIDKIKELLRSGTQKEAILIKGNKVIKNQEIYWALKYLGTKYAAVSENEENVNVSLDFLALYDEISDPGIRVYNNAIELIEKDKPTPLVKLNGIINDEKIKIWGKLEWYNPFSLSIKDRTAWYIIFNNLDKINNKEKIIEATSANTGISLSAISSILGKKTKILMPNSSPEYADKMLKIYGSEVVREGNSTNDLIEKVKKIAQEENAFVPDQFSNIFNVLVHLRYTAKELDYQAIYGKLRLKGIFASMGTGGHIAGILLYFHNKYNGIKVFGVQPMENGSIPGIKKQDFNKWWSISELPDKVFSVSFDEAVEMIVKTARNNGIIPGISGGAVLAGFKKAYEQGILEEGDYSCIIPDNGIKYLDDIYEELS, from the coding sequence TTGGCAAAGATTAAAGAATTGGATAGTTTGATTAGCGATAGAGTTGAATTTAACATAATTATTGATAAAATAAAAGAGCTCTTAAGGAGCGGAACCCAAAAAGAAGCAATTTTAATAAAAGGAAATAAGGTTATTAAAAATCAAGAAATTTATTGGGCGTTAAAATATTTGGGCACAAAATATGCAGCAGTTTCTGAAAATGAGGAAAATGTTAATGTTTCATTAGATTTTTTAGCTCTCTATGATGAAATATCCGATCCAGGAATTAGAGTATATAATAATGCAATAGAATTGATAGAAAAGGATAAGCCTACTCCATTAGTAAAGTTAAATGGAATAATAAATGATGAAAAAATAAAAATTTGGGGAAAACTAGAATGGTATAATCCGTTTAGTCTCAGCATAAAGGATAGGACTGCATGGTACATAATTTTTAATAATTTAGATAAAATAAATAATAAAGAAAAGATTATAGAAGCAACATCAGCAAATACCGGGATTTCATTATCTGCTATATCATCGATTTTAGGCAAAAAAACTAAAATTTTAATGCCCAATAGTTCTCCTGAATATGCTGATAAGATGTTAAAGATTTATGGATCTGAAGTAGTGAGGGAAGGAAATAGTACAAATGATTTGATAGAAAAAGTTAAAAAAATCGCTCAGGAAGAGAACGCGTTTGTCCCCGATCAATTTTCAAATATATTTAATGTTTTAGTTCATTTAAGGTATACTGCTAAAGAATTAGATTATCAAGCCATCTATGGGAAACTAAGGCTAAAAGGCATTTTCGCATCAATGGGAACCGGAGGTCATATTGCTGGCATATTATTATATTTCCATAATAAATATAATGGAATAAAAGTATTTGGTGTACAACCAATGGAAAATGGATCAATTCCGGGCATCAAAAAGCAAGATTTTAATAAATGGTGGAGCATAAGTGAATTACCAGATAAAGTATTTTCAGTTAGCTTTGATGAGGCTGTAGAAATGATTGTTAAGACTGCAAGAAATAATGGAATAATTCCAGGTATTAGTGGAGGGGCAGTTTTAGCTGGATTTAAAAAAGCTTATGAGCAAGGGATTTTGGAAGAAGGAGATTATTCATGTATTATACCTGATAATGGTATTAAATATCTTGATGATATTTATGAGGAACTTTCTTAA
- a CDS encoding glycosyltransferase encodes MIIFQGILSILLIGIIIITLLGIRSLNRSMKSFREFNGVGKRGVTVVMAARNEQNKIGKTLESLVKVDDKLEKIIVVNDRSTDNTREIIKKYMEIDKRIELLDIDKVPKSWVAKSYALYNGVKRAKYNNALLFLDADIEGDMQRIVNVASNIKEGELYTFMPYFETDNVISNSSQSFLSALLHGYFGYDRSVNKNSNYSLMFGCCWSIMPYTYYEVGGHASVKSDLMEDKNFATRAKSMGVNIIPIDGRDFIKTKSWNNVDDIKGLLSRIFFDYEKNLSNPINIYLLAIGLILLFYLPLIWIPLILIKQYLLSFISFMTYMIENIFFYLGGLTNKIKKPYSLLYFIPAYLLITGFIEAKRKGVIWKGETYKINS; translated from the coding sequence ATGATAATATTTCAGGGAATACTATCAATACTGCTAATAGGAATAATCATAATTACATTATTAGGTATAAGGTCATTGAATAGAAGTATGAAGTCGTTCAGAGAATTTAATGGTGTAGGAAAAAGAGGGGTAACAGTTGTGATGGCAGCAAGAAATGAACAAAACAAAATTGGTAAAACTCTTGAAAGTCTAGTAAAAGTTGATGATAAACTAGAAAAAATAATAGTTGTAAACGATAGAAGTACTGATAATACTAGAGAAATAATAAAGAAATACATGGAAATTGATAAAAGAATAGAACTGTTAGATATTGATAAGGTCCCAAAATCATGGGTGGCTAAATCTTACGCATTATATAATGGTGTAAAAAGGGCAAAATACAATAATGCCTTGCTATTCCTGGATGCAGATATAGAAGGAGATATGCAAAGAATTGTAAATGTTGCATCAAATATAAAGGAAGGAGAATTATATACATTTATGCCATATTTTGAAACGGATAATGTCATATCAAACTCATCACAATCATTTTTATCTGCATTATTACATGGATACTTTGGCTATGATAGGAGCGTGAATAAAAATAGTAACTATAGCTTAATGTTTGGCTGTTGTTGGTCTATAATGCCATACACTTATTATGAAGTTGGAGGCCATGCTTCTGTTAAATCTGATTTAATGGAAGATAAAAATTTTGCAACTAGAGCGAAATCTATGGGAGTTAATATAATACCTATAGATGGAAGAGATTTTATAAAGACTAAATCGTGGAATAACGTTGATGATATAAAAGGATTATTATCAAGAATATTTTTTGATTATGAGAAAAATCTTAGTAATCCAATTAATATTTATTTGCTTGCCATAGGTTTAATATTATTATTTTATCTACCATTAATTTGGATTCCATTAATACTTATTAAACAATATTTATTATCATTTATATCATTTATGACCTATATGATAGAAAATATATTCTTTTATTTAGGAGGCTTAACCAATAAAATTAAAAAACCTTATAGCCTATTATACTTTATACCAGCATACCTATTAATAACAGGATTTATAGAAGCTAAACGTAAGGGGGTTATTTGGAAAGGGGAAACTTATAAAATAAATTCATAA
- a CDS encoding serine/threonine protein kinase — MEGEIKGINYKIKIVNGFKLPTFENNTLVVGDLIFSADVKLSTLGDVVSGLLIPPVEYDDTIKSLVEYYKLRVTIEQAYEISQRYGELANKIRIPIEFIPLSRMQPLRNIYSCIFNDVIDKIGVEGLRKEYEDYIKNIGSNVNGNINLNFDLLNISTNKIMGNIGKNVILGFLTMYSGNNFSIGKTCKPNELIENPYSLLSLPEGSILNSCNDLDNYIKNILGYNYSCKRPGLLFSSQICENDKNKVVIKEYMYGTLKWFMAGAVSASIFPFKETPLARLGNEYNSLIDLRKIVNTPKILSICIDKYEYKMMREFIKGEVVLKSKNPYVWSDLGSTLALIHNNNRTLGDSNPGNFVVTDEDKMTLIDAEQVSNYTPKKAAWDIAVFYAYARTFQANSRLVREALGSYVNSRPKDEWKKVLNYIKGPHLTMLMTPLPNLLTELRLTLRELDND; from the coding sequence ATGGAAGGCGAAATAAAGGGAATTAATTACAAAATAAAAATTGTTAATGGTTTTAAATTACCAACATTTGAGAATAATACTCTAGTCGTTGGTGATTTGATATTTTCTGCTGATGTAAAGTTAAGTACGTTGGGTGATGTTGTTTCAGGTCTTTTAATACCACCTGTTGAATATGATGATACCATAAAAAGTCTAGTTGAATATTATAAGTTAAGGGTAACAATTGAACAGGCATATGAAATTTCGCAAAGATATGGAGAATTGGCAAATAAAATTAGAATTCCTATAGAGTTTATACCATTATCTAGAATGCAACCTTTAAGAAATATTTATTCATGTATATTTAATGATGTAATAGATAAAATAGGTGTAGAAGGTTTAAGGAAGGAATATGAAGACTATATAAAAAATATAGGTAGTAATGTAAATGGAAATATAAACTTAAATTTTGACCTGCTAAATATAAGCACTAATAAAATTATGGGAAATATAGGAAAAAATGTTATACTAGGATTTTTAACTATGTATTCTGGGAATAATTTTAGTATCGGAAAAACATGCAAACCAAACGAATTAATAGAAAATCCTTATTCTTTATTGTCTCTCCCTGAAGGTAGTATATTAAATTCATGTAATGATTTAGATAATTATATAAAAAATATTTTAGGGTATAATTATTCCTGTAAAAGGCCTGGTCTTTTGTTTTCTAGTCAAATTTGTGAAAACGATAAAAATAAGGTTGTAATTAAGGAATACATGTATGGTACATTAAAATGGTTCATGGCTGGAGCAGTTTCTGCTTCCATATTTCCATTTAAAGAGACACCATTAGCAAGGCTAGGAAATGAATATAATTCTCTTATAGATTTAAGGAAGATTGTTAATACTCCAAAGATATTATCCATATGCATTGATAAATATGAATATAAAATGATGAGGGAATTCATTAAAGGCGAAGTAGTGTTGAAGAGCAAGAATCCATATGTATGGAGTGATTTAGGTAGCACATTAGCTTTAATACATAATAATAATAGAACTCTAGGAGACTCAAATCCAGGAAATTTTGTTGTAACAGATGAAGATAAAATGACTCTAATTGATGCTGAACAAGTTAGCAATTATACTCCTAAAAAAGCTGCTTGGGATATTGCTGTATTTTATGCATATGCAAGAACTTTCCAGGCAAACTCAAGGCTTGTTAGGGAAGCTTTAGGATCTTATGTAAACTCTAGACCAAAAGATGAATGGAAAAAGGTATTAAATTATATTAAAGGACCTCATTTAACTATGTTGATGACTCCTTTACCCAATCTTCTAACAGAATTGAGACTAACATTAAGGGAATTAGATAATGACTGA
- a CDS encoding winged helix-turn-helix transcriptional regulator — MEELDEFDFELYNYIKEYMPITLSELARNVKHSKSMIYKRIKKLEYYGLINIKNQGGVSIILINDQKNPVISIGILRASEYPYILNFVKGLRDIFDHVNIVVYDNAFKEAVDLSTGKIQLAMNPAISLLAINRLSKGMVHIIGGGSGGGSGIAMNPSGKEGHSTSMMSSMELCAEINKLETPRIYSNSGDEILNKVVSGHVRYGVLWEPYLSIASRNNIKTISCELDTCCLLGANASLSEKYEKITKIFSKTISTFKMTNLDGYANLIGMPLDLVKQSVKNYTFFEEPDKNYLKKNLSNIRNVVLPYNVIEQSVII, encoded by the coding sequence ATGGAAGAACTAGACGAATTCGACTTCGAATTATACAACTACATTAAAGAATATATGCCAATTACTTTATCTGAGCTTGCGAGAAATGTAAAGCATAGCAAAAGTATGATATATAAAAGAATTAAAAAACTTGAATATTATGGACTTATAAATATAAAGAATCAAGGAGGGGTTTCAATAATTTTAATCAACGATCAAAAGAACCCTGTTATAAGCATTGGAATTCTTAGAGCCAGTGAATATCCATACATATTAAATTTTGTAAAAGGATTAAGAGATATTTTTGACCATGTTAACATTGTAGTTTATGATAATGCTTTTAAGGAAGCTGTAGACTTATCAACTGGTAAGATACAATTAGCAATGAATCCTGCAATATCATTGCTCGCAATAAATAGGCTTAGCAAAGGTATGGTTCACATAATTGGTGGAGGAAGTGGTGGGGGTAGCGGTATAGCAATGAATCCTAGTGGAAAAGAAGGTCATTCTACATCAATGATGTCATCAATGGAATTATGCGCTGAAATAAACAAATTAGAAACACCAAGAATTTATAGTAATAGTGGAGATGAAATATTAAATAAGGTTGTAAGTGGGCACGTTAGATATGGAGTTCTTTGGGAACCTTATTTATCTATAGCATCTAGAAATAACATAAAGACTATTTCATGTGAATTAGATACTTGTTGTTTATTAGGAGCAAATGCATCCTTAAGTGAAAAATACGAAAAAATAACAAAAATATTTTCAAAAACGATAAGTACATTTAAAATGACAAATCTTGATGGATATGCAAATTTAATTGGGATGCCATTGGATTTAGTTAAACAATCAGTTAAAAACTACACTTTTTTCGAGGAACCTGATAAAAATTATCTTAAGAAAAACCTATCAAATATTAGAAACGTTGTCCTACCATATAATGTAATTGAGCAATCAGTCATTATCTAA
- a CDS encoding metallophosphoesterase: protein MNVNRKEFLQNLFKTINILEKRPIFEKIESKYPLAIIGDIHGFLDSLDRFKKIAEEVSANKLVFLGDYVDRGHMGVEVLNEIFNLLVDFNDKIVLLRGNHESLDMNMYYGFYEELLSKIGREGLDIINQFYSNLPISIIINDVFFVHGGVPCIDCKNKEDQINLINYFQHLNNIKGKEEYLEFKDNVILQMAWNDPDGSIDWFEPNYMRGDGVYYYGKKAWKKFMEENNVNLIIRGHETVDGFHIWKNDGDFISKIKNNEKFYKDQLYGSVITVFSSRYHLGRAGSIIIYEDEVEFVEL from the coding sequence ATGAATGTAAATAGAAAAGAATTTTTACAAAATCTCTTTAAAACAATTAATATTTTAGAAAAAAGACCAATTTTCGAGAAAATAGAAAGCAAATATCCTTTAGCAATAATAGGAGACATTCATGGCTTTTTAGATAGCCTTGATAGATTTAAGAAAATTGCTGAAGAGGTATCAGCAAATAAATTAGTGTTCCTAGGAGATTATGTCGATAGAGGTCATATGGGTGTAGAAGTTTTGAATGAAATCTTTAACTTATTGGTAGATTTTAATGATAAAATAGTATTGCTTAGAGGAAATCATGAAAGCCTCGATATGAATATGTATTATGGATTTTATGAAGAATTGCTATCAAAAATTGGCAGAGAAGGTTTAGATATAATTAATCAATTTTATTCTAATTTGCCTATATCAATTATAATTAATGATGTCTTTTTTGTACATGGAGGAGTACCATGCATTGACTGCAAAAATAAGGAAGATCAAATAAATTTAATTAATTACTTCCAACACCTCAATAATATTAAAGGAAAAGAAGAATATTTAGAATTCAAAGATAATGTAATATTACAAATGGCATGGAATGATCCTGACGGTTCTATAGATTGGTTTGAGCCAAATTATATGAGAGGTGATGGAGTTTACTATTATGGTAAAAAAGCGTGGAAGAAATTTATGGAAGAAAATAATGTAAACCTAATAATTAGAGGTCATGAAACAGTTGATGGATTTCATATATGGAAAAACGATGGGGATTTTATTAGCAAAATAAAAAATAATGAAAAATTCTATAAAGATCAATTATATGGTAGTGTTATCACAGTTTTTTCAAGTAGGTATCATCTAGGAAGAGCAGGTTCAATAATTATTTATGAAGATGAAGTGGAATTTGTTGAATTATGA
- a CDS encoding HIT family protein has protein sequence MGCVFCEISKKEKPAYIIYEDDDIMTILDINPISKGHLLVIPKEHHEGIQDTPVKTLIKAWVTASAFAKIYRVNLNAPGVNVVTNSGSPAGQVIFHFHVHVIPRWDQDGFKKSGRHQLNEKEANEVINMLSNHIDVVKDYLKQL, from the coding sequence ATGGGATGCGTATTTTGCGAAATTTCAAAGAAAGAAAAACCCGCTTATATAATTTATGAAGATGATGATATAATGACAATACTCGATATAAACCCCATATCGAAAGGCCATTTATTAGTTATCCCCAAAGAACATCATGAAGGGATCCAAGATACGCCAGTAAAAACGCTGATAAAAGCTTGGGTTACTGCATCTGCATTTGCAAAAATTTATAGAGTAAATCTAAATGCTCCTGGAGTTAATGTAGTTACCAATAGCGGATCTCCAGCTGGTCAAGTTATTTTTCATTTTCATGTTCATGTAATACCAAGATGGGATCAAGACGGATTTAAAAAAAGCGGACGTCATCAATTAAATGAGAAGGAGGCTAATGAAGTAATTAACATGCTATCAAATCACATCGATGTAGTTAAGGATTATCTGAAACAATTATAA
- a CDS encoding PHP-associated domain-containing protein, with protein sequence MPCLAELHSHSLVSDGKSTPEEIILRAVYLGLSAIAVSDHNTFRGSAIAIESAKKLDLNITVIPANEVRTIKGDVLVLCEKIPYEEPPREPPLLHDWASINNCITIAAHPFHVGRKSIGGYLKKYPNYFDAIEVWNPRGIPFLNKPAMKLAEKFSKPKTSGSDAHIIQELGTSPTRLDTTDCDVYNIINSIRKGKCSPTINYMKISTIFNVLKWSINRRIKKNNSALY encoded by the coding sequence TTGCCATGTCTTGCCGAACTTCATTCGCATAGCTTAGTTAGTGATGGTAAATCAACTCCTGAAGAAATTATATTAAGAGCAGTATATTTAGGACTGTCTGCTATAGCAGTTTCTGATCATAATACATTCAGAGGGTCTGCTATAGCCATTGAATCAGCAAAGAAATTGGACCTGAATATAACAGTAATTCCAGCAAACGAGGTTAGAACTATAAAAGGTGATGTATTGGTTTTATGTGAAAAGATTCCCTACGAAGAGCCCCCAAGAGAACCTCCACTATTACACGATTGGGCAAGCATAAATAATTGTATAACAATAGCTGCACATCCTTTCCATGTAGGAAGAAAAAGCATAGGAGGTTATTTAAAAAAGTATCCTAACTATTTTGATGCAATAGAGGTATGGAATCCAAGAGGTATACCCTTTTTAAATAAACCAGCTATGAAATTAGCAGAAAAATTTTCTAAACCAAAAACAAGCGGAAGCGATGCCCATATAATACAAGAATTGGGCACATCTCCAACTAGATTAGATACTACTGATTGTGATGTATATAATATTATAAACTCAATTAGGAAAGGAAAATGTTCTCCTACAATTAACTATATGAAAATATCAACCATATTTAATGTATTAAAATGGAGCATAAATCGGAGAATAAAGAAAAATAATTCTGCCTTGTATTAA